The following proteins come from a genomic window of Lycium ferocissimum isolate CSIRO_LF1 chromosome 4, AGI_CSIRO_Lferr_CH_V1, whole genome shotgun sequence:
- the LOC132052604 gene encoding GDP-L-galactose phosphorylase 1-like, which translates to MMLKIKRVPTLVSNFQKDEVDVIGARGTGCGRNCLRNCCLPGSKLPLYAFKKLSNGKSVADETKEPPVDFLESLVLGEWEDRQQKGLFRYDVTACETKVIPGDYGFIAQLNEGRHLKKRPTEFRVDKVLQPFDGSKFNFTKVGQEELLFQFEASEDDEVQLYPNAPIDPEKSPTVVAINVSPIEYGHVLLIPKVLECLPQRIDRDSLLLAVHMAAEAANPYFRLGYNSLGAFATINHLHFQAYYLAVEFPIEKAPTRKITSTDAGVKIFEMLNYPVRGLVFEGGNTLEDLASVVSDSCVCLQENNIPYNVLISDSGKRIFLLPQCYAEKQALGEVSAELLDTQVNPAVWEISGHMVLKRKEDYEGATEANAWGLLAEVSLSEARFQEVTALIFEAIGLNVEENKGATDGSPEDLDVTPPQPMEEIDGLNTHATMVHV; encoded by the exons ATGATGCTCAAGATTAAGAGAGTTCCTACACTTGTCTCTAACTTCCAAAAAGATGAGGTTGATGTAATTGGTGCTCGTGGTACTGGCTGTGGCCGCAATTGTCTCAGAAACTGCTGCCTTCCAG GTTCAAAGCTACCGTTGTATGCTTTCAAAAAATTGAGCAATGGCAAATCTGTTGCCGATGAAACCAAGGAACCTCCTGTTGACTTCCTGGAATCCCTTGTTCTTGGAGAA TGGGAGGATCGTCAGCAGAAAGGTCTCTTTCGCTATGATGTCACTGCTTGCGAAACCAAG GTGATTCCTGGAGATTACGGTTTCATTGCTCAACTGAATGAGGGAAGGCACCTCAAGAAGAGGCCAACTGAGTTTCGAGTTGATAAGGTGCTGCAGCCTTTTGACGGAAGCAAGTTCAACTTCACTAAGGTTGGACAGGAAGAGTTGCTCTTTCAGTTTGAAGCAAGCGAGGACGATGAAGTCCAACTCTACCCAAATGCGCCCATTGATCCTGAGAAATCTCCAACTGTCGTTGCCATCAAT GTCAGTCCCATTGAGTACGGACATGTGCTTTTGATCCCCAAGGTCCTTGAATGCCTTCCTCAGAGGATCGACAGGGACAGCTTACTGCTTGCAGTTCACATGGCTGCCGAAGCAGCAAACCCATACTTCCGATTGGGTTACAACAGCTTGGGTGCATTTGCTACCATCAACCATCTTCACTTTCAA GCTTATTACTTGGCTGTGGAATTCCCCATTGAGAAGGCCCCTACACGGAAGATAACTTCTACTGATGCTGGAGTGAAGATATTTGAGATGCTGAATTACCCAGTTCGAGGTCTTGTTTTCGAGGGTGGGAATACTTTGGAGGATTTGGCCAGTGTTGTCTCTGATTCCTGCGTTTGCCTGCAAGAGAACAACATTCCTTACAATGTTTTAATCTCCGATTCTGGAAAAAGGATATTCCTTCTCCCACAG TGCTATGCTGAGAAACAAGCTCTCGGAGAGGTCAGCGCTGAACTCCTCGACACCCAAGTCAATCCTGCAGTCTGGGAGATTAGTGGACACATGGTCTTGAAGAGGAAGGAGGATTACGAAGGTGCAACCGAGGCAAATGCCTGGGGGCTTCTCGCTGAGGTCTCACTTTCTGAAGCAAGGTTCCAAGAAGTGACTGCTCTCATCTTTGAAGCCATTGGTCTCAATGTCGAAGAGAACAAGGGCGCCACTGACGGTTCTCCTGAGGATCTAGATGTCACACCTCCTCAGCCCATGGAGGAAATTGACGGTCTCAACACCCATGCTACCATGGTTCACGTCTAG